TTGAACGTGGATGGATCCGAGGTGGCGAGTTGCGGCATGCAGGGCTACCCGGGCTACAGCCCGCAGTCCGCGGTCGAGAGCGAACGGGACCGGCTCAGCGTGGGCGTCTATGCGGACTCGGAGATCAGGCCCCGGGACGAGGCGCTCACGCTGGGAGGAGCGCTGCGCTTCGAGAACTACAGCGACGCCGGCAGATCGCTCACGGCCAGGCTGGCGACCCGGCTTGAGCTGGGGGAGTCGGGAATCGCCCTGCGGGCCGCGGTCTCGACCGGATTTCGGGCACCGGGCCTGCCCCAGCGCGGCTTCAACACGTTGGGTTTCGTAGGCAGCAGCGCCGGGCTGCGCACGAACGGGTTTCTCCCCGAAGGCGATCCCATCGCCTGCGCGGACTTCGAGGCCTGCTCGCTTGGCCACGAGACGTCTCTCAGCCTCACGGGAGGCCTGGTCTTCGCGCACCAGAGCGGATTCCGTTTGACCGCAGACTACTATCGCGTGGCAGTCGAAGACGCGATCGCTCTCACGGAGGCGCTCGGCGCCGAGCACGGCCTGCGCGCCAACGCGCAGTTCCAGGGCCGACCGGTGGATGCGGTGGCGTTCTGGACGAACGCGATCGACACGCGCACCCGGGGATTGGACATCGTGGCCGGCTGGCGCTTCCGCGAAATGGAGTGGGGCGCCGCGGATCTCTCGGCCAGTCTGCACCGGAACGAGACGGCGATCACCGCAAACCGGAACCCCCATTTCATCCGCGATACGCAGACGATGCTCATCACCCGGGCTCAACCCGGGACGCGCATCGCCTTCAGCGGCGACGTGAGATGGGCGTCGGGCCTCGGCGCCCGCGTTCGCATGCGACGCATGGGGTCGATCATGGTGCCCACCGTGTTCGAAGATCCGACCGAAATCAGCGGCGCGGCCATCGCGGACGTCGAAGTCACGTTCACGATCGACGGCCGGATCCGGGTAGGGCTGGGTGCGAACAACCTGTTCGACAAGCTGCCGGCCCAGCTCCCGGACGACCATGTCGCGCAGCTTTGGTCCCTGAACTACGCCCCCGAGTCGCCCTACGGGATCGCGGGACGGATCACGTATCTGAAACTGGACGTATTCGCGAACTGACCCGCGGGACGCCGGGCCTGCCGGCCGGTGCCGTCGCAGCGGCTCCGATGGCCGTTCGAGGTCGGCCGGCGGGAAAACCGCCTCCCGTCAGTGCCGGAAGAGCCGCCTTCCCGTGAAGACCATCGCGACCTCGTGCTCGTCCGCTGCGGCGATGACCTCTTCGTCGCGGATCGAACCGCCTGGTTGCACGATGGCGCGAACACCGGCCGCCGCTGCTGCGTCGACACCGTCCCGGAAGGGGAAGAAGGCATCGGAGGCGAGGGCGCACCCGGAAAGGTCGAGCCCGGCGGCGGCGGCCTTTCTGACCGCGAGCTCGGAGGCGTCCACCCGGCTCACCTGTCCCATGCCGATGCCCAGAGTGGCGCCATCGCGCGCGAGCAGGATTGCGTTCGACTTCACCCCCGCGACCGCCGACCAGGCGAAGTCCAGGTCGTCGAGTTCACGCGCGGAGGGCGTGCGGCGGGTCACGACCTTCCACTCCGCGCTCTCAAGCCCGTAGAAAGGCGGCGATGGAACCGACTGCGCCAGCAGGCCGCCGGAGACGGTGCGCAGCGTGCGCGGTTCGGGGAGGCGGCCGTGCGCCGCGAGGAACGCTGCCGAAGCGCGGTGTTCGGACGGGGCTTCCCGCCACCAGTCGACGCGGTCCGGGTCGAGCGGCAAGTCGGCGGCCGCAACCGGGTCACCGGACATGGCCAGCAGGCGCAGGCCGGACTTGCGGGCCAGGATCTCCATGGCCTCGTCGTCAAAGGCGGGCGCGACCAGGCACTCGATAAAGAGTTCCGACATGTGCGCGGCCGTGGCGCCGTCAATGCGCCGGTTGACCGCGATCACGGACCCGAAGGCGCTCACCGGGTCGGTTCGCAGGGCACGCAGATAGGCCTCTTCCAGCGTCTCCGCGAGCGCCATCCCCGCGGGCGTGGTGTGCTTGACGATGCACACGGCGGGGCGCGCCGAGAAAGCGAACGGAGCGAGGCACTGGAGAGCGCCGTCGAGGTCGAGATAGTTGTTGTAGGAGAGCGCCTTGCCGTGGAGCTGCTCGAGGCCGGCCAGGCCGGCGACTCCGTGTCCGCGCCAGCGGTAGAACGCGGCCTCCTGGTCCGGGTTCTCGCCGTAGCGCAGCGTGCCTTGCAGTTCGGCGGACAACGCGAGGCGGGCCGGGAACATGCCGCCTCCGCTCCCGCCGGCCTTCCCCAACCATCCCGCCACGGCATCGTCGTATCCGCTCGTGTGCGCGAACACCTTCACCGCCAGCTCCCGGCGCAGCGCCGGGCTGTCTTTCTCCCGGTCCAGGGCCGCGAGCACGCGCGGGTAGTCGGCGGGATCCACCGCGGCCCAGACATCGGCGTGGTTCTTCGCCGCCGCGCGGATCATGGTGGGTCCGCCTATGTCCACCTGCTCCATCGCATCACCCACCGACACGCCGCCTCTCGCCACCGTCTCCCGGAACGGGTACAGGTTGACCGCCACCAGGCCCACGGGCGCGTAGCCCTGTCCGGCGAGCGCGGCCGTGTCGTCCCTGTTCCCGCTCCGGGCTAGGATTCCCGCATGGATAGCGGGGTGCAGGGTCTTGACCCGCCCGTCCATCATTTCCGGGTGTGAGGTGACTTCCGCCACCTGCCTGACAGGGAGCCCCGCGTCGGCGAGCGCGCGCGCCGTGCCCCCGGTCGAGACGATCTCCCATCCGCGGCGGACGAGACCGCGGGCGAACTTTTCGATGCCGCTCTTGTCCGAGACGCTCAGCAGCGCCCGTCGTCGAGTCATGTTCGCTCCTGTGTCGTGCGGAGCCGACCCCCAACCTCCGTGAAGCCGGCGGAAATCGCGCGCTCAAGGTCGACGGTGCCCCGTGAATGCGCCAGGAAGGCAGTTCCAGGCGGCGAAAACGGCGCCGGCCGGCACCCTCGGGCGAGCGCTCGGCCCAGTTGGTCCACCACCCGGGGATAGAGGAGATGCTCGACGCGAAGCACGCGGGCGGCGAGCGTGTGTGGGTCATCGTCCGCCCGCACCGGCACCGGCCACTGGGCGATGATCGGGCCCCGATCGTACTCCTCGTCCACGAAGTGCACGGTGGGCCCGGTTACCGTCGCACCGGCAGCCAGCACCGCCTCGTGCACGCGCATCCCGTACATCCCCTTCCCTCCGAACGCCGGGAGAAGGGCGGGATGGATGTTGACCATCCGCTCGCGGAACGCCGCGACGACAGGCGCGGGAATCAGCCGGAGGTAACCCGCCAGCGCGACGAACCCGATTTCGCTGGAGCGGAGGAGGTCGAGCGTTTCGCCCGCGACATCGCCGGACGATCGCCCGGCGACCGGGAGAAAGCGAGCCCGAATCCCGGCATGGCGGCCGCGCTGGAGCACCCTGGCGTCTTCCTGGTCGCTTACGACCAGCTCAACGCGCCAGGGGGGTGCGTCGAGGCCGGCGTGATAGTCGAGGATGGCCTGCAGGTTCGAGCCTGAACCGGACGCGAACACCGCCACGGGCAGGCTCACACGAACTCGCCTCCCTGGAAGGGCATCAGAAAGGGATTGGTTCGGCGCTCCCATCCCACCGTGGTCTCGGGACCGTGCCCGGTCAGAAGACGGGTGTCGTCGGGGAGCGTCAGCACCTGTTCGCGGATCGAGTGCAGCAACTGCTGCATGTCTCCACCCGGCAGGTCGGTGCGTCCGATCGAACCCGCGAAGACGACGTCCGCCACTACGGCGATCCGCTCGTCCTCATTGACCAGCACGACATGACCGGGAGAGTGACCGGGGGCGTGGCGCACGCGGAAGGCGCACTTCCCGAAACGGAGCTCGTCCCCGTGGGCAAGCGCTTCGTCGACGGCGGGCAGCCGCGGCGCGTGCACCCCGAAGGCAGTCGCCTGTTCGGTCGCGGCCCGGTAGAGGAAACCATCGGCCGGGTGGAGGAAGATCGGGGCGTCCGTGACGGTACGGATGTCGGGCACCCCCTCGACGTGGTCCAGGTGGGCGTGGGTCAGCACGACGGCCTTTACGTCCAGATGGTCCGCTTCGATCGCGCGGCACATGTCTGGCGCCGCTGCGCCCGGATCGATGACCAGCGTCTCGCGGGTTGCATCGCAGATCGCCAGCCACGCGTTCTGCTGGAAGCCGTCCGCGCCGGTGAAGGTCCTTAGACGGATCACCTGCGGGATGGGTTCGTCACGGGGGTCCTGGGGCGGTCCGCTCGGACCGGAAACGGGATCAGACCGTGAAGGAGCTTCCGCAGCCGCATCCGCCCGAAGCCTGGGGATTGGTGAAGCTGAAGCCTTGTCCCATCATGCTGGACACATAGTCGATCTGTACGCCCTCGAGGTACTGGGCGCTGAAGGGATCCACGAATACCCGGAAGTCGTCCAGCTCCAGCACTTCGTCGTCGTCTTCGGGAGCCTCTTCGATGTTCAGTCCGTACTGGAAACCGGAACAACCGCCCGGGAGCACGGCGACACGCAGCCCGGCGGCGGACCTGGGATCGTGTTCCTCCAGAAACTGCCTGATCTTCTCGGTAGCTTCGGGCGTCAGGGTGATCTGCATGGTCTTGCTCCTGAGGGTGCGACTCCATCAGTTGACGGGTCAACGGGAAAAACCCGGCTGGCGCGCCGGTGTTCCCCTTCCCCGCCGGCCCCTTGTCCGGCTCGCGCGCCGGCGCCTTGCGGGCCCGCACACATCGTGCCTTAATCCTCGTCCGGAAGGCACGCGCGCACAACCCGCTCCACGAGCAGCGACTCCTCTTCCGGCTCGACAGTACGAGGATCGAGGATGAGGCGATCGGCTTCCACGGGCGCAAGCACCGGCGGATCGCCGCGTCTCAGGCGCCCGGCGACGGCGGACACGGATCGCGCACCGGTGTCCGGTTCCACGACGAACGTGTCGAGGGCGACCCCCGGACAGGTGCCGCCCCCCACCAGCGAAGTTCCGCGCCTCACGCGGCCTGGCACGCCCCGGGCTTCGAGAGCGGCGGCGAGGCGGGTAGCCCGCTCGAGCAGCTCCCCCGGAGAGGCGGCGATCATGCGCAGCGCCGGGATCTCCCTCAGCGCGCGGCCGGGATCCCTGTAGAGGCGCAGGGTCGCCTCGAGCCCCGCCAGCGTCACCTTGTCGACGCGCAGGGAGCGGCAGAGCGGGTTCTGCCGCATCCTCGCGATCGGCTCCCCCCGTCCCACGAGGATGCCGGCCTGCGGGCCGCCCAGCAGCTTGTCCCCCGAGAAGCCGACCACGTGAGCACCGTTCGCCAGGCTGTCGGCCACCCGCGGTTCTCCCGGAAGGCCGAGCGCGGCGGGGTCCATCATCAGCCCGGTGCCCAGGTCGTGGAAGAAGTGGACACCCAGGCGATCGGCCAGCTCGGCCAGCTCGGCAACGCCGGCCTCTTCGGTGAACCCCTCGATGCGGAAGTTGGAGCGGTGCACCTTGAGCAGCGCCGCGACCTCGCCGGTGTTGAGCGCTGCCTGGTAGTCGCCGACGCGGGTGCGGTTGGTGGAGCCCACTTCGCGCAGCCGGACCCCGCTGCGTACCAGGATCTCCGGTATGCGGAAGCCGCCTCCGATCTCTACCAGTTCTCCCCGCGAGACCGCGACTTCCTTCCCCGCTGCGAGGGTGTTCATGCCCAGCACGAGCGCGCCGGCGGCGTTGTTGACCACGAGCGCGGCTTCGGCCCCCGTGAGTTCCCGCAGGAGTTGTACGCAGTGCACGTAGCGCGACCCGCGGCTCCCGCGCTCCAGGTCGAACTCCAGGTTGCCGTACCCGCGCGCGGCGCGGGCCATGGCGGAGCGGGCGGCAGGCGCGATGGGCGCCCGGCCCAGGTTGGTGTGGAGCACCACGCCGGTGGCGTTGATCACCGGCCGGAGGGAGGGGATGCCGTCCAGGACCAGCGCCTTTTCGACCTCGCCGGCGAAGTCGCCGATGTCCGGCGGCGCGTGGCCGGTTCCGCGCGCGAGATCCTCCCTGGCGTGGTCCAGCGCCGAGCGCAGGTGGTGGACGATCCGCTGGCGCGGATGCTCGGCGAGCAGCGCGGCGAAGGCGGTGGAAGCCAGCGCCCGGTCGACGCTCGGCAGGTGGCGGCGCGGATCGGTCATCGCGCCGTGCGCGGCGGCGAACCGCGGGAGAACCGGCTCCGCGCCGGCGGCATCCGCGCCCGCCTGGCGCGCAAGGGGAGGTTGGTGGCCGGGAGAAGCGCGACGGTGTCGCGGCGCACCGAATCTCCCGGTGGTGCCGAAACCGTGTCGCGGCGCAGGGAGTCTGCGGCCGGCGACGGGATCGTGTCCCTGCGGACGGAGTCGGCCGGAAGCGGAATGGTGTCGCGAGCGGTCGAGTCGGCCGGGACGGTCAGCGTGTCGTCGGGCGTTGCTTCCCCGGGGGCGTCCGCTGCCGCGGGAATGGTGTCGCGAGCAGTCGAGTCGGCGGGAGGGAGCGTGTCGCCAGGGGCCGCCGGGATGGTATCCGTGGCAACGCTGTCCGCCTCGGCTTGCGTGGTGTCTTCGGGGGGCGGGGGCGGGGCGGGACG
The genomic region above belongs to Gammaproteobacteria bacterium and contains:
- the selA gene encoding L-seryl-tRNA(Sec) selenium transferase, producing MTDPRRHLPSVDRALASTAFAALLAEHPRQRIVHHLRSALDHAREDLARGTGHAPPDIGDFAGEVEKALVLDGIPSLRPVINATGVVLHTNLGRAPIAPAARSAMARAARGYGNLEFDLERGSRGSRYVHCVQLLRELTGAEAALVVNNAAGALVLGMNTLAAGKEVAVSRGELVEIGGGFRIPEILVRSGVRLREVGSTNRTRVGDYQAALNTGEVAALLKVHRSNFRIEGFTEEAGVAELAELADRLGVHFFHDLGTGLMMDPAALGLPGEPRVADSLANGAHVVGFSGDKLLGGPQAGILVGRGEPIARMRQNPLCRSLRVDKVTLAGLEATLRLYRDPGRALREIPALRMIAASPGELLERATRLAAALEARGVPGRVRRGTSLVGGGTCPGVALDTFVVEPDTGARSVSAVAGRLRRGDPPVLAPVEADRLILDPRTVEPEEESLLVERVVRACLPDED
- the purH gene encoding bifunctional phosphoribosylaminoimidazolecarboxamide formyltransferase/IMP cyclohydrolase, translating into MTRRRALLSVSDKSGIEKFARGLVRRGWEIVSTGGTARALADAGLPVRQVAEVTSHPEMMDGRVKTLHPAIHAGILARSGNRDDTAALAGQGYAPVGLVAVNLYPFRETVARGGVSVGDAMEQVDIGGPTMIRAAAKNHADVWAAVDPADYPRVLAALDREKDSPALRRELAVKVFAHTSGYDDAVAGWLGKAGGSGGGMFPARLALSAELQGTLRYGENPDQEAAFYRWRGHGVAGLAGLEQLHGKALSYNNYLDLDGALQCLAPFAFSARPAVCIVKHTTPAGMALAETLEEAYLRALRTDPVSAFGSVIAVNRRIDGATAAHMSELFIECLVAPAFDDEAMEILARKSGLRLLAMSGDPVAAADLPLDPDRVDWWREAPSEHRASAAFLAAHGRLPEPRTLRTVSGGLLAQSVPSPPFYGLESAEWKVVTRRTPSARELDDLDFAWSAVAGVKSNAILLARDGATLGIGMGQVSRVDASELAVRKAAAAGLDLSGCALASDAFFPFRDGVDAAAAAGVRAIVQPGGSIRDEEVIAAADEHEVAMVFTGRRLFRH
- a CDS encoding phosphoribosylglycinamide formyltransferase, yielding MSLPVAVFASGSGSNLQAILDYHAGLDAPPWRVELVVSDQEDARVLQRGRHAGIRARFLPVAGRSSGDVAGETLDLLRSSEIGFVALAGYLRLIPAPVVAAFRERMVNIHPALLPAFGGKGMYGMRVHEAVLAAGATVTGPTVHFVDEEYDRGPIIAQWPVPVRADDDPHTLAARVLRVEHLLYPRVVDQLGRALARGCRPAPFSPPGTAFLAHSRGTVDLERAISAGFTEVGGRLRTTQERT
- a CDS encoding iron-sulfur cluster assembly accessory protein, with amino-acid sequence MQITLTPEATEKIRQFLEEHDPRSAAGLRVAVLPGGCSGFQYGLNIEEAPEDDDEVLELDDFRVFVDPFSAQYLEGVQIDYVSSMMGQGFSFTNPQASGGCGCGSSFTV
- a CDS encoding MBL fold metallo-hydrolase encodes the protein MIRLRTFTGADGFQQNAWLAICDATRETLVIDPGAAAPDMCRAIEADHLDVKAVVLTHAHLDHVEGVPDIRTVTDAPIFLHPADGFLYRAATEQATAFGVHAPRLPAVDEALAHGDELRFGKCAFRVRHAPGHSPGHVVLVNEDERIAVVADVVFAGSIGRTDLPGGDMQQLLHSIREQVLTLPDDTRLLTGHGPETTVGWERRTNPFLMPFQGGEFV